The Ascaphus truei isolate aAscTru1 chromosome 11, aAscTru1.hap1, whole genome shotgun sequence genome includes a window with the following:
- the COX19 gene encoding cytochrome c oxidase assembly protein COX19, whose amino-acid sequence MFHFAVWIKFIEEVKGNKTKGGRIAVKMSTAMNFGNKTFKPRPPDKGSFPLDHLGECKPFKEIFMKCLRENRFQSGLCREQSKEYLECRMER is encoded by the exons ATGTTCCACTTTGCCGTTTGGATAAAGTTTATTGAAGAGGTTAAAGGGAACAAAACAAAAGGAGGACGGATCGCTGTAAAGATGTCGACTGCCATGAACTTTGGGAACAAAACGTTTAAACCTCGGCCCCCGGACAAGGGCTCCTTCCCTCTGGATCACTTGG GTGAATGTAAACCATTCAAAGAGATATTCATGAAGTGCCTGAGAGAGAACCGCTTCCAGAGCGGCCTATGCAGGGAACAATCCAAGGAATATTTGGAGTGTAGAATGGAAAGGTAG